In Sphingobacterium thalpophilum, a genomic segment contains:
- a CDS encoding TonB-dependent receptor, translated as MLLSIAQTVRSQRKPAVDTLRSYRLPTAETTGFVPGHGQKTRLDRKQLDRIQAQTLGETLSHIPGIQNASFGPNSGMPMIRSLSGSRVSVLSNGLSINDLSGISPNINPNFDMDNLREIELYKGAATVLFGGKAIGGAVNVKDNTIPMNRLPKQITGQASAELGTNNGNSQSLAFNANIGKYWVGHIGAMRLTHGNLKIPGNTKAAIAYDPKIDHLTAAMAQVNVDRETIRNLTLYPYLSQFVIEHMGDPKWGLSEADLYTFEDYSFINGSKVLNPQNDKYVAGQDPNTPLYTEVVHGITDYAPVKRGVMPNSHAARNAVNAGASYIRDNFQLGLGLYALESYYGIPGFAQRNKPVHSHTTVWTPIYEPINTRTYSYAWQVEAAFKPKTQLISAVKFNYRGEVSDDRELLGRYRVNKFDSERHAFRSEITQQFNPFWSGTSGVDFSVVTLRGEGDRRYIPNNLSREGGIFTLQTIELNPITAHLGYRHDWVARRTLSDPTYQRSRGMAGGNLSARDFNLNHFSGDIKYSIFDIAYVQATFSHAERAPGVNELYAGNDHFAILVEESGDDRLNKESSNSYELSAGVKYGGFKWSATHYRSFFKDYLYLAHTGISRSGGFLVKEWRASDTEIQGWELEGGYTYAWTSDCHVALNVFADLVKNINTSDDNMRKWAEGDFMPNLPTSRYGMSVALHYKKFFGNANFDRYLKQRYLGKNINIEPPMPAYSLLTGQLGYKVNVKRYEFVYFISGNNLLNVEARPQNSILKYLAPLPGRNISIGLKLVL; from the coding sequence ATGCTATTATCTATCGCACAAACAGTGCGATCACAGCGTAAACCAGCAGTGGATACATTGCGAAGCTATAGGCTTCCGACCGCGGAGACCACTGGCTTTGTACCGGGCCATGGGCAAAAGACGAGGCTGGATCGAAAGCAGCTCGATCGTATACAGGCACAAACGCTTGGTGAAACATTGAGCCATATCCCTGGGATACAAAATGCTTCTTTTGGCCCCAATTCGGGTATGCCTATGATCCGGAGTCTAAGTGGTAGCAGGGTAAGTGTGCTGTCCAATGGACTTTCGATCAATGATTTATCGGGAATCAGTCCAAACATAAACCCCAATTTCGATATGGACAACCTACGCGAAATAGAATTATACAAGGGTGCTGCGACTGTATTATTCGGAGGAAAGGCCATTGGTGGAGCGGTCAATGTTAAAGACAACACCATTCCGATGAATCGTCTGCCCAAGCAGATTACAGGTCAGGCCAGTGCGGAGTTAGGAACGAATAATGGCAATAGCCAATCGCTGGCTTTCAATGCAAACATTGGAAAGTACTGGGTGGGACATATTGGCGCAATGAGGCTCACGCACGGAAATCTCAAGATCCCGGGCAATACAAAAGCAGCCATTGCTTATGATCCAAAGATCGATCATTTGACCGCCGCAATGGCACAGGTCAATGTCGATCGGGAGACGATTCGAAATCTGACGCTATATCCCTATTTGAGCCAGTTCGTGATCGAGCATATGGGCGATCCAAAGTGGGGCTTATCGGAAGCCGATCTGTATACCTTTGAAGATTATTCATTTATCAATGGATCAAAGGTCCTAAACCCTCAAAATGACAAATATGTCGCTGGGCAGGATCCCAACACGCCACTTTACACTGAAGTCGTTCATGGGATTACCGATTACGCACCGGTCAAGCGTGGCGTGATGCCCAATAGCCATGCCGCGAGAAATGCTGTCAATGCAGGTGCCAGCTATATCAGAGACAACTTTCAACTAGGTCTGGGGCTTTACGCGCTTGAAAGCTATTATGGTATTCCCGGTTTTGCGCAGCGCAATAAGCCTGTCCATAGTCACACGACAGTTTGGACCCCGATATATGAACCGATCAATACGCGCACTTATTCGTATGCCTGGCAGGTAGAAGCTGCTTTTAAGCCAAAAACACAGTTGATCTCGGCGGTTAAATTTAACTACCGCGGTGAGGTATCAGACGACCGGGAGCTCCTGGGCAGGTATCGTGTCAATAAGTTCGATAGTGAGCGTCATGCATTTCGATCGGAGATAACGCAACAGTTTAATCCTTTTTGGTCTGGGACGAGTGGGGTTGATTTTTCAGTTGTGACCTTAAGGGGAGAAGGCGATCGGCGTTATATCCCCAATAATCTGAGTCGGGAAGGAGGGATCTTTACCTTGCAGACAATAGAACTTAATCCAATTACCGCTCATTTAGGCTATCGGCATGACTGGGTTGCGCGGCGTACATTGAGCGATCCCACTTATCAGCGCAGCAGGGGGATGGCCGGAGGTAATCTTTCAGCCCGAGATTTTAACTTAAACCATTTTTCGGGAGATATCAAGTATTCAATTTTTGATATTGCCTATGTACAAGCTACATTTTCACACGCAGAACGCGCACCAGGGGTGAATGAACTTTATGCCGGCAATGATCATTTTGCAATCCTGGTAGAAGAAAGTGGAGATGATCGACTGAACAAGGAAAGCTCAAATTCTTATGAGTTATCCGCAGGAGTAAAATATGGAGGATTCAAATGGTCGGCGACGCATTACCGCAGTTTTTTTAAAGATTACCTGTATTTGGCCCATACAGGCATTTCTCGTTCTGGAGGATTTTTGGTTAAGGAATGGCGTGCTTCAGATACCGAAATTCAGGGCTGGGAGCTCGAGGGAGGCTATACCTATGCATGGACCTCAGATTGTCATGTAGCGTTAAATGTTTTCGCTGATCTTGTCAAAAATATAAATACTTCGGATGACAACATGCGCAAATGGGCAGAAGGTGACTTTATGCCCAACCTACCAACCAGTAGGTATGGAATGTCGGTTGCACTTCACTATAAAAAGTTTTTTGGGAACGCCAATTTTGATCGGTATCTGAAACAACGTTATTTGGGTAAAAATATCAATATTGAGCCGCCGATGCCAGCTTATTCTTTGTTAACAGGACAATTAGGTTATAAGGTAAATGTAAAAAGATATGAGTTTGTCTATTTTATTTCAGGAAATAATCTATTGAATGTAGAAGCACGTCCGCAAAATTCCATACTCAAATATCTCGCCCCCCTTCCGGGACGGAATATTTCCATTGGATTGAAGCTAGTACTCTGA
- a CDS encoding Crp/Fnr family transcriptional regulator, translated as MDHNISLENDIFKHIPLEQHVAIQQYFKYKTYKKAAFIIKPNDLVKDLYWIQSGLVKLSYEDENCREHILSFAFEDWWETDFSAFYHQTRSKLYLQCLEPTALYALSYADYQRIVQQYSLSNYFLQKSINGHIANQHRILSLLTDSPKSRYELFISSYPALVQRMSKTVLAQYLGVSRETLSRIYK; from the coding sequence ATGGATCATAATATCAGCCTTGAAAACGATATTTTTAAGCATATTCCGCTAGAGCAGCACGTAGCGATTCAACAATACTTTAAATACAAAACCTACAAAAAAGCCGCTTTTATTATTAAACCGAATGATCTGGTAAAAGATCTGTATTGGATACAATCCGGATTGGTCAAACTCTCCTACGAAGATGAAAATTGCAGGGAGCATATCTTATCATTTGCCTTCGAAGATTGGTGGGAAACGGACTTTTCGGCATTTTATCATCAAACCCGGTCAAAGCTTTATTTACAATGCTTAGAGCCTACAGCCTTATATGCCTTATCTTATGCGGATTACCAGCGTATTGTGCAGCAGTATAGTCTGTCGAACTACTTTTTACAAAAATCGATCAATGGGCATATCGCCAATCAGCATAGAATACTGTCCTTGTTGACAGACAGCCCAAAATCCCGTTATGAACTTTTTATAAGCTCTTATCCTGCTTTGGTACAGCGCATGTCCAAAACGGTTCTTGCGCAGTATTTGGGCGTTTCAAGAGAAACGCTCAGCCGAATTTACAAATAG
- a CDS encoding RidA family protein, with amino-acid sequence MQKRTINPWKWQEQRNYVQAVEVKDVSRTLYVSGQTAIDENGISSNADMRTQLSLAIANVERVILEAGYEICHIVRLNIYTTSSAELFQNFDLFQTWAQKNQLQQASTVMEVKHLFETLLVELEVTAVK; translated from the coding sequence ATGCAAAAGAGAACAATCAATCCCTGGAAGTGGCAAGAACAACGGAATTATGTACAAGCGGTAGAGGTAAAAGATGTAAGTAGAACCCTATATGTTTCAGGACAAACAGCAATTGACGAAAACGGCATCTCAAGTAATGCTGATATGCGTACGCAGCTATCGCTCGCTATCGCCAATGTGGAGCGCGTCATTTTAGAAGCAGGATATGAAATTTGCCATATCGTACGCTTGAACATCTACACGACATCTTCTGCCGAATTATTTCAAAATTTTGATCTATTTCAAACATGGGCTCAAAAGAACCAGCTACAACAAGCCTCCACTGTGATGGAAGTAAAACACCTTTTCGAAACACTTTTGGTTGAACTAGAGGTTACCGCGGTCAAATAA
- a CDS encoding DUF5675 family protein, which translates to MAIQHTLLLQRKYGAQGTNGTITYQGEEICHTIELPDRNNIPRISCIPLGRYKLEKRRYPKHGEQIGIPMVLGREAILIHAANNALKELQGCIAPVTVLTGEGRGDYSGKALAKLKALVYSLWDMGDEVYLNIR; encoded by the coding sequence ATGGCTATTCAACACACTCTGCTGCTCCAACGCAAATATGGAGCACAGGGAACCAACGGTACCATTACGTATCAGGGTGAAGAAATCTGTCATACCATCGAGCTGCCCGACAGAAATAACATTCCGCGGATAAGCTGTATTCCATTAGGTCGGTACAAGCTGGAGAAACGGCGTTACCCCAAGCATGGCGAACAGATCGGCATCCCGATGGTGCTCGGCCGTGAAGCAATTCTGATCCATGCCGCCAACAATGCTTTGAAAGAGCTGCAGGGCTGCATTGCCCCGGTAACGGTACTAACGGGTGAAGGGAGAGGAGATTACAGCGGCAAGGCCTTGGCAAAACTTAAGGCACTGGTGTACAGTCTTTGGGATATGGGGGATGAAGTGTATTTGAATATTCGATAA
- a CDS encoding DUF6266 family protein, whose translation MARFLKGIHGAYSGKVGSVIGSSWRGVDYVRSLSKITNKKASEGQVAQRTKFATAVAFLSPIKDLLNLGYSDKLQGKATGYNKALQYLMNYGGIKGTYPAWEIDYGKVLISKGSLANLMGAEWSEAFPQEITLTWEAELNKFNAFAGDSVILLMYNSNKNFFSILESATREEASLSFKLPASYSGDTLEGWVFTGHEDGVKTSPSFYLGKLSIS comes from the coding sequence ATGGCAAGATTCTTAAAAGGTATACACGGGGCCTACTCTGGGAAAGTGGGAAGTGTAATAGGAAGCAGTTGGAGAGGTGTGGATTATGTCCGCTCGCTCTCCAAGATTACAAACAAAAAAGCGAGTGAAGGACAGGTCGCACAGCGTACAAAATTCGCAACGGCAGTAGCTTTTCTTTCTCCGATCAAGGATTTACTCAACCTGGGCTATTCGGACAAATTGCAGGGCAAAGCTACAGGATACAACAAGGCGCTGCAATATCTCATGAACTATGGGGGCATCAAAGGCACTTACCCAGCATGGGAAATAGATTATGGGAAGGTGCTTATTTCCAAGGGCTCATTAGCAAATCTGATGGGTGCCGAATGGTCAGAAGCTTTTCCGCAGGAGATCACGTTGACATGGGAGGCGGAGCTCAATAAGTTTAACGCTTTCGCTGGTGATTCGGTTATTCTGTTGATGTACAACAGCAACAAGAATTTCTTCAGTATCCTAGAGTCTGCGACTCGCGAAGAAGCAAGCCTGAGTTTCAAGCTACCTGCCAGCTACTCGGGTGACACGCTGGAAGGTTGGGTATTTACCGGTCATGAGGATGGTGTCAAGACCTCTCCGAGTTTCTATCTGGGCAAACTATCCATTAGCTAA